DNA from Aliarcobacter butzleri:
TAGATTATAAATAAATGGACGAAAACCAACACCTTGAACAATTCCAAAAATAGATATTTTTTTGTTTATCATCACTCTTCTTTTTATATAAGTTTAAAACTATATCTATTTTTGGATGACAAACTCTTTATTGTAATAGATTTTGAAGTTTTTTGTTATGCTTTTTTCAACAAGCTGATTAAACCTAATATTTGCAAACATATCTCCACATAAACTAACTCCTTCTAGTTCATAGGTATTGTGCAAAATATCAATCTCATTTGCTATAAAATGAGCAAAACTTTCTATAAATCCTAAACTAATAGTCTCTTCATCAACACCAGCAAGTTTAAAACTCATAGCAGTTTTTATAAGTGGTAAATAGTCAAATTTTCTATTAAATACTTTTTTATTATCAAAAATTTTATAGTCAATTCTAGGTCCTTTTTCAAGTAAGGAATTTGAAGCATTTAAAACTATATCTTCTTTAAAATTTAACACTATTTTTGCTATTTGCCAATAAGTAAAAAATGACTTTTTTGAAAAATCTATTTTTGTATTTAATGCAATTTCATAATCATCTTTGAATTTTTCTTGATAATTTTTTAGAAGTTTTTCTCCATTTGTATCTTTTTTTATACTTTCAAAAACTTCTTTTATTGAAGTTGGAAGATATAAATCTTCTAAAATATCAACTAAACCATTTTTAGAATAATAAGAGATTTTATCATCGTTTAAAGAGCTAATATAGAAGTTAATAATAGATTTATCAAAGAGTTCATTTTCAGCTAAAACAGTCATAAATTGAGCTTTATCTTTTTGTTTAAACTTACTAAAAACAGTATCTAGTTTTTTTGGATAAGAAATCGAATTTAAAATCAGTTTTTTATTATCAAAACATACTACTTTTGGAATATCTAAAAAGATATTATTAGAACTTTTTATATCTAAAAAGTAATCAAATTTAACATTTTCATCTTCAATATTTAAAAAATCAATTTTTAATTTTTTAAGCTCTATTGATAAAAGATGTAAAGTCAAATCATTTGCAAATCGCAAATCTATTTTTTCTTTTTTGATACTATGTTTTAGTTTATAAATCTCATTTATTTTAAACTCAATTTGTGGCTTTTCTATACTTGCAAGTGCTACAATAGATGTTGCATTTTCTACAATCAAAGTATTGATATTTTCTAAATTTGTAACTAATAACTCTTTATGATTTTCTATATCTTTGATTTTAGAAAAAACAAAAGTTCCACTTAAAGTTTTTATTTTCAGTTTTTTATCTTCATTTATAAGTTGGCTTAACTTCTCAAAAAGTTTTTTATGTAATTTTATCTCTTCATTTTCAAAAATAAAAGTTGCATTCTCAAAACTTTTACAAACTTCACAAGATTTAAAGGCATTATAAAAATCTAAACTATTTTCATCTTCAACTTCTTTTAGACAAGTTGGACAAAAAGATATCATCTTATCATCACAAATAGAAGTTGAATCTTCTTTTGGTAAGTTTTCAATTACATCAACTTCAACACCATAATAAAAAATTGACATAGGAACATAAAAAGATAGTTTAGAAGAAAACTCTTCTAAAGTCTTTTCATCTGCTTGTATAAATAAAAAAACAAAATCAAGTTCTTGATATATTTTATAACTACAATCAAACTGCTTTGAAGCAAAATCCAAAAATTTTACTAAAGTTTTATCACTTGATTTGTAGGTAAATTTAAACTTTAGGACCATTTTTTATATCTCTTTTAAATGAAACCAAAGCTATCTCTTTTATATCAACTTCTTTTATCTGATTTACTGTAATTTGATGTTTTGTAAGATAATCAACAACAACCATCTGCATAGTTTTTGAAGCTTGTATAATTTCACTGCTTAACTCAAAAGTAGTATCATCTGCAACTCTTTTAGGAATTACTCCTAAAATATGTGTTGTAGGCAAATCTTTGTTCATATCAATCATATTTAGTGTTTGAAGCATCTCAACTTCGTGAGCACTTCCTTGCCAGTTTATATTTGAAGGAACTTTTTTAAAATCAAAGAAAAAAACATCACCTGCTTTTGAATTTATTGCATCAATACAATCAATAATCAAAACTTCATCATACTTTATGATTTCAGGAATTAATCTTTGAGCTAAAGTTCCACCATCAACTAAACTTACACTATTTTCTTGTGATATAAACTCATACTTTTCATCTAAATAGTGAATAAAATGTGCACCTATTCCTTCATCTTGGAATAGGATATTTCCTATTCCTAAAATTAAAATATTCATTATTTGTGGTCTTCCCATTTATATCCAGAGATAATAGAATCCATATCTCCTTTTTTTCCATAAACTGAGTTGAAAACAACCAAATAGATATGAATAGGCAAAAATATTATGAAAATCCACATACAAATATGATGAATTTCTCTAACCATAGCTAATCCACCCATTAAAACTTCAATTGGTCTTAAAATACCATATAAAAATCCACCTATTCCTTCATGATAAACATGAATATGTAAAATCAACCCTGTTAAAGAAATAAGTATCAAAGATATATAAATTCCAGAATATGCCATAAATTGTAGTGGATTATAAACACCTTTTAAATGAGTATGTTCACCTATTAAAATATAATACTTTATCTGTTTTATCCACATTTTTGGCGAGATAAAATCAAAAAAAGATATCCTCTCTTTTTTACTTTGTCTATCAAAAAAGAATAAATACATTTTTCCAAAAGTTACACAAATCAATAAAAATCCAAAAATTATGTGCCAACTTCTCATCAAAGCATTTAAAAAGTTTGTTGGCTCACCTCCATTTAATGATGGAGATATAAATGGATATGCCAAATAAAAACCTGTAAAAGTTAAAACTGTAATAGCAAGCATTCTAAGCCAGTGAGTAATCCTCAACCATAAAGAGTATTCATAATGTTTTTTTATCATAATTGTATGCTCCAATTTATATTAGCAAGAAAAACCATATAATGGATCCACTTTGTATGTTCCTAAGTCATTACCTTTTTTATCCATAACATGAACAGCACAGGCAATACAAGGGTCAAAACTATGAATAATTCTAATAATTTCAAGAGGTTGAGAAATATCTTGCACTTTTAAACCAACTAGATTTGCTTCATAAGGTCCCATTTGTCCTGTTGCATCTATTGGTCCTGCATTCCAAGTTGAAGGAACAACAGCTTGATAGTTTTCAACAACTCCATTTTTTATTCTAATCCAGTGAGATAACATTCCTCTTGGAACATCTCCTATGAATCTTCCTTTATACTCTTTATCTTTATCAATATTATAAGAAGTAAAAGTTGTTTCATCTACTTTTAGATTTTCAATTAAAGTATTAAAAGCTTCTAATCCATGTTTAGCAACAGCTTTTACTTGTAACATTCTAGCTGCTGTTCTTCCTAAAGTAGTAAATAATGCACTTTTTGGTAAACCAGTTTTTTGTAAAAACTCATCTACTATTGGAACTATTTTTTTATTTCCTTTTGCATAAGATATTAAAATACATGCAAGTGGTCCAACTTCCATAGCTTTTCCATCATATCTTGGAGATTTAATCCAAGTATATTTCCCTTTTTCATCTACAACTTTAGAATGAACTACTTCGTTATTCATTCCAATAGTATCCATATCTCTTAACCCTGTATATAAAGGATTTGTTTTACCATCATAAGGATGAAGTGCTTCATTATTTTGATACCAAGAGTGAGTTGCTTCTTCTGTTATCAAATTTTCATTTATATCGTAAACTTTTGATAAATCTCCATCAAAAATAATTCCAGAATCAAATAAAAATTCCGTTTTATTTAATCTCATCTCTTGATGAGCCATAAAATTCATAACTCCAGCTGGTCTTGTAACAGATAACTCATCTTTAAATACACTTGCTGCCATTATGATATCTGCTTGATAAGCATTTTCTATAAACTCTGCACTAACTTTAAATAAAGTTAAATATTCTCCCATTCTTGAAGGATCTAATAAATCCATAACACAAGTTACTCCACCAACTGTTAAACTTTGTGGATGTGGTTGTTTTCCTCCAAAAATAGCCATAAGTTTTGCTAAATCTCTTTGAACTTCTAAAGCTTTTAAATAGTGACTTAATAAAATTAAGTTTTGTTCAGAACTTAATCTATAAGTTTTATGTCCCCAATAAGCATTTGCAAACGGTCCTAATTGTCCTTTTTCTACAAACTCTTTAACTCTTGTTTTTACTTTTTTTAAGTCATTTTCTCCAGTTGCTATTGGGAAATCACTATATTTAAATGCCTCTTTTGAAGCTTTTTGTTCATCTGCATCAAGAGCAGATACAACATCAACCCAATCAAGACCATGTAAATGGTAAAAATGTACTATATGGTCATGCATAAACAAAGCCATATTCATCAAACTTCTTGTAAGTTTTGCATTTATTGGTGGAACTATTCCTAAAGCATCTTCAACTGCTTCAATTCCTGCTCTATAATGAGAAAATGTACAAACACCACAAATTCTTTGCATTAAAAACCCAGCATCTCTTGGGTCTCTATTTTTTACTATTGTTTCTAAACCTCTCCATAATGTTGAAGATGAATATGCTTTTTGAATTACATTATTTTCATCTACTTCAACTTCTATTCGCAAGTGCCCTTCAATTCTTGTAATTGGGTCTATTATTACTCTTTTATTCGGCATCATGTTCTCCTTCTTGCGAATCTTTTGGATTTTTAAATTTTGAAATAGCGGCATGTGCTGCAATACCAATTCCTGTAAGAGTTAGTAATCCAACTCCTATTTTATCA
Protein-coding regions in this window:
- a CDS encoding HyaD/HybD family hydrogenase maturation endopeptidase; translation: MNILILGIGNILFQDEGIGAHFIHYLDEKYEFISQENSVSLVDGGTLAQRLIPEIIKYDEVLIIDCIDAINSKAGDVFFFDFKKVPSNINWQGSAHEVEMLQTLNMIDMNKDLPTTHILGVIPKRVADDTTFELSSEIIQASKTMQMVVVDYLTKHQITVNQIKEVDIKEIALVSFKRDIKNGPKV
- the cybH gene encoding Ni/Fe-hydrogenase, b-type cytochrome subunit; its protein translation is MIKKHYEYSLWLRITHWLRMLAITVLTFTGFYLAYPFISPSLNGGEPTNFLNALMRSWHIIFGFLLICVTFGKMYLFFFDRQSKKERISFFDFISPKMWIKQIKYYILIGEHTHLKGVYNPLQFMAYSGIYISLILISLTGLILHIHVYHEGIGGFLYGILRPIEVLMGGLAMVREIHHICMWIFIIFLPIHIYLVVFNSVYGKKGDMDSIISGYKWEDHK
- a CDS encoding nickel-dependent hydrogenase large subunit; the protein is MPNKRVIIDPITRIEGHLRIEVEVDENNVIQKAYSSSTLWRGLETIVKNRDPRDAGFLMQRICGVCTFSHYRAGIEAVEDALGIVPPINAKLTRSLMNMALFMHDHIVHFYHLHGLDWVDVVSALDADEQKASKEAFKYSDFPIATGENDLKKVKTRVKEFVEKGQLGPFANAYWGHKTYRLSSEQNLILLSHYLKALEVQRDLAKLMAIFGGKQPHPQSLTVGGVTCVMDLLDPSRMGEYLTLFKVSAEFIENAYQADIIMAASVFKDELSVTRPAGVMNFMAHQEMRLNKTEFLFDSGIIFDGDLSKVYDINENLITEEATHSWYQNNEALHPYDGKTNPLYTGLRDMDTIGMNNEVVHSKVVDEKGKYTWIKSPRYDGKAMEVGPLACILISYAKGNKKIVPIVDEFLQKTGLPKSALFTTLGRTAARMLQVKAVAKHGLEAFNTLIENLKVDETTFTSYNIDKDKEYKGRFIGDVPRGMLSHWIRIKNGVVENYQAVVPSTWNAGPIDATGQMGPYEANLVGLKVQDISQPLEIIRIIHSFDPCIACAVHVMDKKGNDLGTYKVDPLYGFSC